A single region of the Streptomyces sp. NBC_00425 genome encodes:
- a CDS encoding ATP-binding protein: MSPHATSPQFLDTWSPDRTHWLELPAHRSSVSIARRSMTMWLTAWRLPGEVCADAALLVSELATNAVRHTLGTRFLCGVGLVTEGCLRLEVHDHDRTGRGLPRCEPGPDDEGGRGLLLVEQLSQSWGVDRSTLTGGNAVWATLAD, from the coding sequence GTGTCCCCCCACGCGACCTCCCCCCAGTTCTTAGACACCTGGAGCCCGGACCGGACGCACTGGCTCGAACTTCCCGCGCACCGCTCCAGCGTGTCCATCGCCCGCCGCTCCATGACCATGTGGCTGACCGCGTGGCGGTTGCCGGGCGAGGTGTGCGCGGACGCCGCCCTGCTCGTCTCGGAACTGGCCACCAACGCCGTACGGCACACCCTCGGCACCCGGTTCCTGTGCGGGGTCGGCCTCGTCACCGAGGGATGCCTGCGTCTGGAGGTGCACGACCACGACCGCACGGGCCGCGGCCTGCCGCGCTGCGAACCCGGCCCCGACGACGAGGGCGGCCGCGGCCTGCTCCTCGTGGAGCAGCTGTCCCAGTCCTGGGGTGTGGACCGGTCCACACTCACCGGCGGCAACGCGGTGTGGGCGACCCTGGCGGACTGA
- a CDS encoding PP2C family protein-serine/threonine phosphatase, whose amino-acid sequence MTSDHLVHALTPGFCDAASVYLLERWRLEENARVRADAPRVEVRRTALRVGPGALADWEAALPVGEMVAHSRRTPYARVLADGQARVLDAVDPHTSGRLAGPRGGDARAGDLLRVTSFLVVPLRLRDKPIGFVNCTRGPGRPAFGTADVAAVEALAARTAVALDNARRYERERRTALAIRNSLPSGAAEEFGGCRAAHGCLPAGHGNLVGGDWSDVLRRPGDRVSLIVGDAMGHGPESAVAMIQLRTAVRTLAALDIPAADLVGRLDALAGDSPGVSFATCIYAEWDARRRTCTLVGAGHPPPLLRGPRGRTAPVALAGAGLPLGLGAGSYEETVLSVPDPSLLVLYSDGLVESRDADIDHEITRLARTVDAAVAEPVDGAAQDALPSLCRRLLHAASGTAGADDRTLLLAELTPSGR is encoded by the coding sequence ATGACCTCCGACCATCTGGTGCACGCGCTGACCCCCGGGTTCTGCGACGCGGCCTCGGTGTACCTGCTGGAGCGCTGGCGTCTGGAGGAGAACGCGCGCGTCCGCGCGGACGCGCCCCGGGTCGAGGTGCGCCGGACGGCGCTGCGCGTCGGGCCCGGCGCGCTGGCGGACTGGGAGGCCGCGTTGCCGGTGGGCGAGATGGTCGCCCACTCCCGCCGGACGCCCTACGCCCGCGTCCTCGCCGACGGACAGGCGCGGGTGCTCGACGCGGTGGACCCGCACACGTCCGGGCGGCTCGCCGGTCCGCGCGGCGGCGACGCGCGCGCCGGCGACCTGCTGCGCGTGACGTCGTTCCTGGTGGTCCCGCTGCGACTGCGGGACAAGCCCATCGGCTTCGTCAACTGCACGCGGGGACCGGGCCGGCCGGCGTTCGGCACGGCCGACGTGGCCGCCGTGGAGGCGCTGGCCGCACGGACCGCCGTCGCCCTGGACAACGCGCGCCGGTACGAGCGTGAGCGGCGCACCGCGCTCGCCATCCGCAACAGCCTGCCGTCCGGCGCCGCCGAGGAGTTCGGAGGCTGCCGCGCCGCCCACGGCTGTCTGCCGGCCGGGCACGGCAATCTCGTCGGCGGCGACTGGTCCGACGTGTTGCGGCGGCCCGGCGACCGGGTCAGTCTGATCGTCGGGGACGCGATGGGACACGGTCCCGAGTCCGCCGTCGCGATGATCCAACTCCGCACCGCCGTGCGGACCCTGGCGGCACTGGACATCCCCGCGGCCGACCTCGTGGGACGACTCGACGCGCTCGCCGGGGACTCCCCCGGGGTCTCCTTCGCCACCTGCATCTACGCCGAGTGGGACGCCCGGCGGCGCACCTGCACCCTGGTGGGGGCCGGCCATCCTCCCCCACTGCTGCGCGGCCCGCGGGGCCGGACCGCGCCCGTCGCGCTGGCCGGGGCGGGTCTGCCCCTCGGACTTGGCGCGGGCAGCTACGAGGAGACCGTGCTGAGCGTGCCCGACCCCTCCCTGCTGGTCCTCTACAGCGACGGTCTGGTCGAGTCCCGCGACGCCGACATCGACCACGAGATCACCCGCCTGGCGCGCACCGTGGACGCGGCCGTCGCCGAACCCGTGGACGGCGCCGCGCAGGACGCGCTGCCGTCCCTGTGCCGACGGCTCCTGCACGCAGCGTCGGGCACGGCCGGAGCCGACGACCGCACCCTGCTGCTCGCCGAACTGACGCCCTCGGGTCGCTGA
- the ligA gene encoding NAD-dependent DNA ligase LigA, translating to MTTRGAVIGDAAAYAQAVEDAVKASAAYYAAGTSGLDDDDYDRLVRSIAAWEAEHPEQTLADSPTGKVAGGAVVGDVPHTVAMLSLDNVFSPEEFTAWTVSLTRRIGREVTRFSVEPKLDGLAIAARYRQGRLTQLVTRGDGTAGEDVSHAIGTVEGLPAELAQPLTVEVRGEVLMTNAQFEHANEVRTAHGGAPFANPRNAAAGTLRARERAYTVPMTFFGYGLLPLADSDPALAERLRESAHSDLMTEAAALGVNTTAATAVPGITAATVDEVLTRVEETAALRAALPFGIDGIVVKADLAADQAAAGSGSRAPRWAIAFKLRAVEKITRLLAVEWNVGRTGVIAPRAVLEPVEIEGSTITYATLHNPADITRRDLRLGDRVMVHRAGDVIPRIEAPVAHLRTGEEQPILFPETCPRCGSGIDTSEQRWRCENGRNCHLVASLSYAAGRDQLDIEGLGHTRVVQLVDAGLVADLADLFTLTRDQLLGLERMGETSTDNLLAALAAARAQPLSRVLCALGVRGTGRSMSRRIARHFATMDHLRAADAEGIRQVEGIGVEKAPSIVAELAELAPLIDKLVAAGVNMTEPGATPPVPRTAAAADEGEDDGTKDTEGMQGAEGADAAGGPLAGMTVVVTGAMTGALEKLSRNQMNELIERAGGRSSSSVSGKTSLVVAGEGAGSKRAKAEALGVRLAAPDEFAALVAGLLDPSAGISPSP from the coding sequence ATGACAACACGTGGTGCAGTGATCGGGGACGCCGCCGCCTACGCGCAGGCGGTCGAGGACGCGGTGAAGGCGTCGGCGGCGTACTACGCGGCCGGCACGTCGGGGCTCGACGACGACGACTACGACCGGCTGGTGCGGTCCATCGCGGCCTGGGAGGCCGAGCACCCGGAGCAGACGCTGGCCGACTCGCCGACGGGGAAGGTCGCCGGCGGGGCCGTGGTGGGCGACGTCCCGCACACGGTGGCGATGCTGAGCCTGGACAACGTGTTCTCGCCCGAGGAGTTCACGGCGTGGACCGTCTCGCTGACCAGACGCATCGGCCGCGAGGTCACCCGGTTCAGCGTGGAGCCCAAGCTCGACGGGCTGGCGATCGCGGCCCGCTACCGGCAGGGCCGGCTGACACAGCTCGTCACCCGCGGCGACGGGACGGCCGGGGAGGACGTCTCGCACGCGATCGGCACCGTGGAGGGTCTGCCGGCCGAACTGGCGCAGCCGCTCACGGTGGAGGTGCGCGGCGAAGTCCTCATGACGAACGCCCAGTTCGAGCACGCCAACGAGGTGCGCACCGCGCACGGCGGAGCACCGTTCGCCAACCCCCGCAACGCCGCCGCGGGCACCCTGCGCGCCAGGGAACGCGCCTACACCGTCCCGATGACGTTCTTCGGCTACGGCCTGCTGCCTCTCGCCGACAGCGACCCGGCACTCGCCGAGCGTCTGCGGGAGAGCGCGCACAGCGACCTCATGACCGAGGCCGCGGCGCTGGGCGTGAACACCACGGCCGCCACCGCCGTGCCCGGCATCACCGCGGCCACCGTCGACGAGGTCCTGACCCGGGTCGAGGAGACGGCCGCGCTGCGCGCCGCGCTGCCGTTCGGGATCGACGGGATCGTCGTCAAGGCCGACCTGGCCGCCGACCAGGCGGCGGCCGGATCCGGTTCACGGGCCCCGCGCTGGGCGATCGCCTTCAAGCTGCGGGCCGTGGAGAAGATCACCCGACTGTTGGCGGTGGAGTGGAACGTGGGCCGCACCGGCGTCATCGCGCCGCGCGCCGTCCTGGAGCCGGTGGAGATCGAGGGCTCCACCATCACCTACGCCACCCTGCACAACCCGGCCGACATCACCCGCCGGGACCTGCGCCTCGGCGACCGGGTCATGGTCCACCGGGCCGGTGACGTCATCCCGCGCATCGAGGCGCCCGTCGCCCATCTGCGCACCGGGGAGGAGCAGCCCATCCTGTTCCCCGAGACGTGTCCGCGGTGCGGGTCGGGCATCGACACCAGCGAGCAGCGCTGGCGCTGCGAGAACGGCCGCAACTGCCATCTCGTCGCCTCCCTGTCCTACGCGGCCGGGCGCGACCAGCTCGACATCGAGGGCCTCGGCCACACCCGGGTCGTCCAGCTCGTCGACGCCGGACTGGTCGCGGACCTCGCCGACCTCTTCACCCTGACCCGGGACCAGCTGCTGGGCCTCGAGCGGATGGGGGAGACCAGCACCGACAACCTGCTGGCCGCGCTCGCCGCCGCCAGGGCGCAGCCGCTGTCGCGGGTGCTGTGCGCGCTGGGCGTGCGCGGCACCGGCCGTTCGATGTCGCGGCGCATCGCCCGGCACTTCGCCACCATGGACCATCTCCGCGCCGCCGACGCCGAGGGGATCCGGCAGGTCGAGGGCATCGGCGTCGAGAAGGCCCCGTCGATCGTCGCCGAACTCGCCGAACTGGCCCCGCTCATCGACAAACTCGTCGCGGCCGGGGTGAACATGACCGAACCGGGCGCCACCCCGCCCGTGCCCCGCACAGCCGCGGCAGCCGACGAGGGCGAAGACGACGGCACGAAAGACACGGAAGGCATGCAAGGCGCGGAAGGCGCCGACGCGGCGGGCGGTCCGCTGGCCGGGATGACCGTGGTCGTCACCGGCGCGATGACCGGAGCGCTGGAGAAGCTGAGCCGCAATCAGATGAACGAACTCATCGAACGGGCCGGCGGCCGCTCCTCCTCCAGCGTCTCCGGGAAGACCTCTCTCGTGGTGGCCGGGGAGGGCGCCGGGTCCAAGCGCGCCAAGGCCGAGGCCCTCGGCGTCCGCCTCGCCGCCCCCGACGAGTTCGCCGCCCTGGTCGCCGGCCTCCTCGACCCGTCCGCCGGCATCAGTCCGTCGCCGTGA